The proteins below are encoded in one region of Aquisphaera giovannonii:
- a CDS encoding PIN-like domain-containing protein, with translation MDRRTTIDLHGGEAPRDLRVHSASDAARYLGIPEATIRSWVLGRKPYGARAEGLLESTTFLADHGLGKRLGESLRSHGLTVESHLGEDADDLDWPSQAGTRGWVVLTKDKANSRGRPEIRAIESARVRMFTLASGHRTGEEMAQLFVENLWNMGRFLKDHPAPFIARISRQGIILVYPRAKPGA, from the coding sequence GTGGATCGCCGGACGACCATCGATCTCCATGGGGGCGAGGCCCCCCGCGATCTCCGGGTCCACTCCGCATCGGATGCCGCGCGATACCTCGGGATCCCGGAGGCAACGATCCGCTCCTGGGTCCTGGGGAGGAAGCCATACGGTGCGAGAGCCGAAGGGCTTCTTGAGTCGACCACGTTCCTCGCGGATCACGGACTGGGCAAGCGTCTCGGCGAGTCGCTGCGGTCTCACGGCCTGACCGTGGAGTCCCACCTGGGGGAGGACGCGGACGACCTCGATTGGCCCTCCCAGGCCGGGACGCGGGGATGGGTCGTCCTCACCAAGGACAAGGCCAACTCGCGCGGCCGTCCGGAGATCCGGGCCATAGAGTCCGCCCGCGTCCGCATGTTCACCCTGGCCAGCGGGCATCGGACCGGCGAGGAGATGGCCCAACTCTTCGTCGAGAACCTCTGGAACATGGGGCGGTTCCTGAAGGACCATCCCGCCCCCTTCATCGCCCGCATCTCCCGGCAAGGCATCATCCTTGTCTACCCGCGCGCGAAGCCCGGGGCATAG
- a CDS encoding S41 family peptidase, whose protein sequence is MVRPRTNAPSALAFALALALASWHPGAVHAQGPPPDQPDLKIDAKARGEVIDALVAALDKEYVFPETAAKMAKDLRRRLEAKEYEGIAGAKEFARTLTDHLRAISKDKHLGVDYSYEAVPVSPPGAPSGPPPEERERMKQFAARVNYGFEKVERLEGNVGYLNLRGFMPPEIAGETAAAAMTFLGHSDALIIDLRQNNGGEPAMVAFLTSYLFDGEPVHVNDLYFRPEDRTQQWWTLSYVPGKKLGKDKPVFVLTSRQSFSAAEEFAYNLKNLKRARIVGETTGGGAHPGEMRRLAEHFAAFIPNGRAINPISRTNWEGTGVSPDIESPAEHALKAAHVAALEAIFQADPQPQDRMRADHFRKAIDRLRRELDDARSKPAAKPEPH, encoded by the coding sequence ATGGTCCGACCCCGAACGAACGCCCCGTCCGCACTCGCCTTCGCCCTCGCTCTTGCGCTCGCCTCGTGGCACCCGGGCGCGGTCCATGCCCAGGGCCCGCCGCCGGACCAGCCCGACCTGAAGATCGACGCGAAGGCCCGCGGCGAGGTGATCGACGCCCTCGTCGCCGCGCTCGACAAGGAATACGTCTTCCCCGAGACGGCGGCGAAGATGGCGAAGGACCTCCGCCGGCGGCTCGAGGCGAAGGAGTACGAAGGGATCGCCGGGGCGAAGGAGTTCGCCCGCACCCTGACCGATCACCTGCGGGCGATCAGCAAGGACAAGCACCTGGGCGTGGACTACTCCTACGAGGCGGTCCCGGTGTCTCCCCCCGGCGCCCCGTCCGGGCCGCCGCCCGAGGAGAGGGAGCGGATGAAGCAGTTCGCGGCCCGGGTGAACTACGGCTTCGAGAAGGTGGAGCGGCTGGAGGGGAACGTCGGCTACCTGAACCTCCGCGGGTTCATGCCGCCGGAGATCGCCGGCGAGACCGCCGCCGCGGCGATGACCTTCCTGGGCCACTCCGACGCCCTGATCATCGACCTCCGCCAGAACAACGGCGGCGAGCCGGCGATGGTCGCGTTCCTGACGAGCTACCTCTTCGACGGCGAGCCCGTGCACGTCAACGACCTGTATTTCCGGCCCGAGGACCGGACGCAGCAGTGGTGGACGCTGTCCTACGTCCCCGGCAAGAAGCTGGGCAAGGACAAGCCGGTCTTCGTCCTGACGAGCCGCCAGTCATTCTCCGCCGCCGAGGAGTTCGCGTACAACCTGAAGAACCTGAAGCGTGCTAGGATCGTCGGCGAGACGACCGGCGGCGGCGCCCACCCCGGCGAGATGCGCCGCCTGGCCGAGCACTTCGCCGCCTTCATCCCCAACGGCCGGGCGATCAACCCGATCTCCCGGACCAACTGGGAGGGCACCGGCGTGTCCCCCGACATCGAGTCCCCCGCCGAGCACGCCCTCAAGGCCGCCCACGTCGCCGCCCTGGAGGCCATCTTCCAGGCCGACCCCCAGCCCCAGGACCGCATGCGGGCCGACCACTTCCGCAAGGCCATCGACCGGCTCCGCCGCGAGCTGGACGACGCCCGCAGCAAGCCCGCAGCGAAGCCCGAGCCCCACTGA
- a CDS encoding TetR/AcrR family transcriptional regulator yields the protein MAEGMRDRILDAAERLLARLGYRKMAMDDVAQEASISKRTIYLHFPSKEELTLSTIDRIVDRLLAGLGEIAAAGGAADAKVRRMLLLRVLFRFDSVRDYHASLDELLREIRPAYMARRSRYFAAEAAVFSAVLAEGIADGTLARADPAALADTLLLATNALLPSSLSPRELGERDEVEARAAGIADLLIHGLRRRPPS from the coding sequence ATGGCCGAGGGGATGCGCGATCGGATCCTCGACGCGGCCGAGCGGCTGCTGGCGAGGCTCGGCTATCGCAAGATGGCGATGGACGACGTGGCGCAGGAGGCGTCGATCAGCAAGCGGACGATCTACCTGCACTTCCCGAGCAAGGAGGAGCTGACGCTCTCGACGATCGACCGGATCGTGGACCGGCTGCTGGCCGGCCTCGGCGAGATCGCCGCGGCGGGCGGGGCGGCGGACGCGAAGGTCCGGCGGATGCTGCTGCTCCGGGTCCTCTTCCGGTTCGACAGCGTGCGCGACTACCACGCCAGCCTGGACGAGCTGCTGCGGGAGATCCGCCCGGCCTACATGGCCAGGCGGTCCCGCTACTTCGCCGCGGAGGCGGCCGTCTTCTCGGCCGTCCTGGCGGAGGGGATCGCCGACGGGACGCTCGCCCGGGCCGACCCGGCGGCCCTCGCCGACACGCTGCTGCTCGCGACCAATGCCCTGCTGCCGTCGAGCCTGAGCCCGCGCGAGCTCGGCGAGCGCGACGAGGTCGAGGCCCGCGCCGCCGGGATCGCCGACCTCCTCATCCACGGCCTGCGCCGACGCCCCCCGTCGTGA
- a CDS encoding sialidase family protein — MRRCIPLLAFVACLAIRPSRAGGPEGVDVFVERTGGYFAYRIPAIEVAADGSLLAFAEARKHGLDDPGFGKQDIDLVLRRSRDGGRTWSPMKVVEDPGELWSAANPAALVDRSSGRVWLLYLRCKPGRNTETARPGTDDSQVLARTSDDHGETWSDPIDLTRVSRDFDDPRWRCSVVGPGGMIQDRRGRLLAACWRFAPFGNFALSSEDHGKTWRRSAMVPAAMGDECQLVELADGRLMMDIRQEEGDRRAFSLSDDGGKSWSPHRPGLPATPVACAIERLPGASPGEGDRIAWTGPKGPGRRDLVVRISSDEGRTFPAERLIAAGHAAYSDLAVLKDGSLGVLWERGADRGYQFVTFTRLTRDFLRP; from the coding sequence GTGAGACGATGCATCCCGCTCCTGGCCTTCGTCGCATGCCTGGCCATCCGCCCGTCGCGGGCCGGCGGGCCGGAGGGTGTGGACGTCTTCGTCGAGCGCACCGGCGGATACTTCGCCTACCGCATCCCCGCGATCGAGGTCGCCGCGGACGGCTCGCTGCTGGCCTTCGCCGAGGCCCGCAAGCACGGGCTGGACGACCCGGGCTTCGGCAAGCAGGACATCGACCTGGTGTTGCGACGCAGCCGGGACGGCGGCCGGACGTGGTCGCCGATGAAGGTCGTCGAGGATCCGGGCGAGCTCTGGTCGGCGGCCAACCCGGCGGCGCTGGTGGACCGCTCGAGCGGCCGGGTCTGGCTGCTCTACCTCCGCTGCAAGCCCGGGCGCAACACCGAGACCGCGAGGCCGGGGACCGACGACTCCCAGGTCCTGGCTCGCACCAGCGACGACCACGGGGAGACCTGGTCCGACCCGATCGACCTGACGCGGGTCTCCCGGGACTTCGACGACCCCCGCTGGCGATGCTCCGTGGTCGGCCCCGGCGGGATGATCCAGGACCGCCGCGGCCGGCTCCTCGCCGCCTGCTGGCGGTTCGCGCCGTTCGGCAACTTCGCCCTGTCCAGCGAGGACCACGGCAAGACCTGGCGGCGGTCCGCGATGGTGCCGGCCGCGATGGGCGACGAATGCCAGCTCGTCGAGTTGGCCGACGGCCGGCTGATGATGGACATCCGCCAGGAGGAGGGCGATCGCCGGGCCTTCTCCCTGAGCGATGACGGCGGCAAGAGCTGGTCGCCCCACCGGCCGGGCCTGCCGGCCACCCCGGTCGCGTGCGCCATCGAGCGGCTGCCCGGCGCGTCCCCCGGCGAGGGCGACCGGATCGCCTGGACCGGCCCGAAGGGCCCGGGTCGCCGGGACCTGGTCGTCCGCATCAGCTCGGACGAGGGCAGGACCTTCCCCGCCGAGCGCCTGATCGCGGCCGGCCACGCCGCCTATTCCGACCTCGCGGTCCTCAAGGACGGCTCACTCGGCGTCCTCTGGGAGCGCGGGGCGGACCGCGGCTACCAGTTCGTCACCTTCACCCGGCTGACGCGGGACTTCCTGCGGCCGTAG
- a CDS encoding plasmid stabilization protein, producing the protein MPRGDKSKYTDKQKRQAEHIAEGYEDRGVPEKVAEARAWATVNKETGGGNKSGSGRGKPDTHASSKKGGKVGGAASASRTPEQRSASAKKAAETRRRNRAAKEKAGSK; encoded by the coding sequence ATGCCCCGCGGCGACAAGAGCAAGTACACCGACAAGCAGAAGCGTCAGGCCGAGCACATCGCAGAGGGCTACGAGGATCGCGGCGTCCCCGAGAAGGTCGCCGAGGCCCGCGCCTGGGCGACCGTGAACAAGGAGACGGGTGGCGGCAACAAGTCGGGGAGCGGGCGCGGCAAGCCGGACACGCACGCCTCCAGCAAGAAGGGCGGCAAGGTCGGCGGCGCGGCCTCCGCCTCGCGCACGCCCGAGCAGAGGTCCGCCTCGGCGAAGAAGGCCGCGGAGACCCGCAGGCGCAACCGCGCGGCGAAGGAGAAGGCCGGCTCGAAGTGA
- a CDS encoding MgtC/SapB family protein: MPLTPSWEDIAVRLLLTVAAGALIGLNRSEGAHAAGLRTTLLVGLAAAVSMIQMNLLLPVAGKTSGSFATLDLMRLPLGILTGMGFIGGGVILRRGEMIHGVTTAATLWLVTVVGLCLGGGQLALGAAATAIALAVLWGMKRVEARLCRGRNARLVVVAEEGGLAEEDLRSLLAEAGFEVTSWEVATKRRPDGLRRTVRCGLRWRPGDDLHTPAVVRDLARRPFVEAVRWRT; encoded by the coding sequence ATGCCGCTGACGCCAAGCTGGGAGGATATCGCCGTCCGACTGCTGCTGACGGTCGCGGCGGGCGCGCTGATCGGCCTCAACCGGAGCGAGGGCGCCCACGCCGCCGGGCTCCGGACGACGCTCCTGGTCGGGCTGGCGGCGGCCGTCTCCATGATCCAGATGAACCTCCTGCTCCCCGTCGCGGGCAAGACGTCCGGGTCGTTCGCCACGCTCGACCTGATGCGGCTGCCGCTGGGCATCCTCACCGGCATGGGCTTCATCGGCGGCGGCGTGATCCTCCGCCGCGGCGAGATGATCCACGGGGTGACGACCGCCGCGACGCTCTGGCTCGTCACGGTCGTCGGCCTCTGCCTGGGGGGCGGCCAGCTCGCGCTCGGGGCCGCCGCGACCGCCATCGCCCTCGCCGTCCTCTGGGGGATGAAGCGGGTGGAGGCCCGGCTCTGCCGGGGGCGCAACGCCCGTCTCGTCGTCGTGGCGGAGGAAGGCGGTCTCGCCGAGGAGGACCTCCGGTCCCTCCTGGCGGAGGCCGGGTTCGAGGTCACGTCGTGGGAGGTCGCGACGAAGAGGCGGCCCGACGGCCTGCGACGCACCGTCCGCTGCGGCCTCCGCTGGCGACCCGGCGACGACCTCCACACCCCGGCCGTCGTCCGGGACCTCGCCCGGCGCCCGTTCGTCGAGGCCGTCCGCTGGCGGACGTAG
- a CDS encoding DUF2171 domain-containing protein translates to MAENIKDKLEDVGHKIADAASHVGHRVGEAVEKAADWTKEKAHEAGHRVEEATQRAGHKAEELKDKFEHATSSASASGIREHMDVYASCGTKVGTVDHVEGQTIKLTKSGSPDGQHHRIPLSWVSSVDSGVRLDRDHVKVQSEWQSA, encoded by the coding sequence ATGGCCGAGAACATCAAGGACAAGCTGGAAGACGTGGGCCACAAGATCGCGGACGCGGCGTCCCACGTCGGGCATCGCGTCGGCGAGGCGGTGGAGAAGGCCGCCGACTGGACGAAGGAAAAGGCCCACGAGGCCGGCCACCGCGTGGAGGAGGCCACCCAGCGCGCCGGGCACAAGGCCGAGGAGCTGAAGGACAAGTTCGAGCACGCGACGTCCTCCGCGTCCGCCTCCGGCATCCGCGAGCACATGGACGTCTATGCCTCGTGCGGCACGAAGGTCGGCACCGTCGATCACGTCGAGGGCCAGACGATCAAGCTGACCAAGAGCGGCAGCCCCGACGGCCAGCACCACCGCATCCCGCTGTCCTGGGTGAGCTCCGTCGACAGCGGCGTCCGCCTGGACCGCGACCACGTGAAGGTCCAGAGCGAGTGGCAGTCCGCCTGA